One region of Melitaea cinxia chromosome 29, ilMelCinx1.1, whole genome shotgun sequence genomic DNA includes:
- the LOC123667844 gene encoding LIM and SH3 domain protein Lasp produces the protein MNKTCARCEKTVYPTEELKCLDKVWHKGCFKCQECGMTLNMRTYKGYGKLPYCEAHVPKAKHTTMAETPELKRIAENTKLQSNVKYHADFEKSKGKFTQVADDPETLRIKANTRIISNVAYHGDLEKKAQMEKQRQINENGEIVDVATNDNYHQQIESYATEMLPNVPPPNLPPKTHYQTPVAQSHRPYQPEYRQEEYLAYPKYEDFQQNANQYYGNQNQRIGRIQDYDPLSDGPRQPPNTQRASATLIYNSSNDGKRGAHQVQQQQSSRHIGRVTDLDPLANEQHNHRPTNHSTHPNQRVYIAMYDYEADDSDEVSFREGDLISNVTSIDEGWMTGQVLRTGRTGMLPANYVELAPDSVRPR, from the exons gTGTGGCACAAAGGCTGTTTCAAATGCCAAGAATGCGGGATGACGCTAAACATGAGGACCTACAAGGGCTACGGGAAACTGCCCTACTGCGAAGC ACACGTGCCGAAAGCGAAGCACACGACAATGGCGGAGACGCCAGAGCTGAAGCGGATAGCTGAGAACACGAAACTGCAGAGCAACGTCAAGTACCACGCTGACTTTGAGAAGAGCAAGGGGAAGTTCACACAG GTAGCTGATGACCCAGAGACCCTCAGGATCAAAGCCAACACGAGGATAATAAGTAACGTCGCGTACCATGGCGACTTGGAGAAGAAGGCGCAAATGGAGAAGCAGAGGCAGATCAACGAGAACGGAGAAATCGTCG ACGTAGCAACCAACGATAACTACCATCAACAAATCGAAAGCTACGCAACCGAAATGCTACCAAACGTACCGCCGCCGAACCTACCACCGAAAACTCACTACCAGACACCCGTCGCTCAAAGCCATCGACCATACCAGCCTGAATACCGCCAGGAGGAATATTTAGCCTACCCGAAATATGAGGACTTTCAGCAGAATGCTAATCAGTATTACGGGAATCAGAATCAGAGAATTGGTAGGATTCAAGATTATGATCCCTTGAGCGATGGTCCGAGGCAGCCTCCGAACACCCAAAGGGCGTCAGCCACTTTGATTTATAACAGTTCAAATGATGGGAAGAGAG GAGCACACCAAGTGCAACAGCAACAGAGTAGCCGACATATCGGTCGTGTGACCGACCTCGACCCACTTGCCAACGAACAACACAACCACCGCCCAACCAACCACTCCACACACCCCAACCAG AGAGTCTACATCGCGATGTATGATTACGAAGCAGACGACAGTGATGAA GTATCCTTCCGCGAGGGCGACTTAATATCAAACGTGACTTCAATCGATGAAGGCTGGATGACGGGGCAGGTGCTCCGTACGGGACGCACCGGAATGCTTCCCGCTAACTACGTCGAACTCGCCCCAGACTCTGTACGCCCTCGTTGA
- the LOC123667837 gene encoding actin-like protein 6A, producing MSGPNGMLYGGDEIGALVFDPGHHSLRVGYAQEDTPKADIPAVIGVGPATHIPDAEEKVPDGNITQTATKKDELRYYIDVTELHVPRPGMEVQTYMKDGQIDNWDLFEKMLDYCYSKVIRSPSEHHPALFTEAVWTTRPAREKLAELLFEKYQAPAFFLVKNAVLAAFANGKSTALVVDAGASQTSAVPVIDGYALVSAAVRSQIGGDHLVNQAKTMLNNMHIQMLPIYSIQSKEVIRERERARYTLKTLPAGLTQSWQQYMLKRQYEDFVHCVAQVSETAYDDRTAASVPGLHYEFPGGYHQDFGPERFKLTECLFEQSLGAPHLVCAAAGACDADARAALWGAVVACGGGACAAGWPERLAKELAGRAPSAHRLKTHAPPAHNERRFAAWIGGSILASIGSFQQMWISSQEYDEGGKGQLERKCP from the exons atgagTGGTCCGAATGGTATGTTGTATGGTGGGGATGAAATAGGCGCGTTAGTTTTTGACCCTGGGCATCATTCTCTAAGAGTTGGTTATGCCCAAGAGGATACTCCGAAAGCTGATATTCCAGCAGTTATTGGTGTGGGACCTGCTACGCATATTCCAGATGCAGAAGAGAAGGTTCCAGATGGGAATATTACTCAAACCG CTACAAAGAAAGATGAGCTACGCTACTACATCGACGTCACAGAGCTACACGTGCCCCGCCCGGGCATGGAAGTACAGACGTACATGAAAGACGGACAAATAGACAACTGGGATCTGTTCGAAAAGATGTTGGATTACTGTTACTCAAAG GTCATAAGATCACCATCGGAACACCATCCAGCGTTATTCACTGAGGCCGTGTGGACAACAAGGCCAGCTAGGGAGAAGCTAGCTGAGTTACTGTTTGAGAAATATCAAGCACCAGCGTTCTTTCTTGTAAAGAATGCAGTATTGGCTGCGTTTGCTAATGGAAAGTCGACAGCGCTCGTCGTCGACGCTGGAGCTAGCCAAACATCAGCTGTTCCGGTTATAGATGG gtatGCGTTAGTAAGTGCAGCGGTTAGGTCTCAGATTGGTGGAGATCACCTCGTGAATCAAGCAAAAACTATGCTCAATAACATGCATATACAGATGTTACCCATTTACAGTATACAG AGCAAAGAAGTGATCCGGGAGAGAGAAAGAGCTCGGTATACACTCAAGACATTACCCGCAGGCTTGACACAGTCGTGGCAACAATACATGCTGAAGAGACAGTACGAAGATTTTGTGCATTGTGTGGCTCAG GTCTCAGAAACGGCCTACGATGATAGGACCGCAGCGTCAGTCCCAGGGCTCCACTACGAGTTCCCCGGAGGATATCATCAGGACTTTGGTCCTGAACGCTTCAAGCTGACCGAGTGTTTGTTCGAGCAAAGTCTTGGAGCTCCGCATCTAG TGTGCGCAGCCGCCGGCGCGTGCGACGCCGACGCCCGCGCCGCGCTGTGGGGCGCGGTGGTGGCGTGCGGCGGCGGCGCGTGCGCGGCGGGCTGGCCGGAGCGCCTCGCCAAGGAGCTGGCCGGCCGCGCGCCCTCCGCGCACCGCCTCAAGACGCACGCGCCGCCCGCGCACAACGAGCGCCGGTTTGCCGCCTGGATCG GTGGATCGATCCTGGCTTCAATTGGTTCCTTCCAACAGATGTGGATATCGTCGCAGGAATACGACGAGGGTGGCAAAGGGCAGCTTGAAAGGAAATGCCCTTAA